The window CCTGTTGCACGTGAGACAAGTGAAATACCAGAACTCCTTAAGAAGCAATTAAAGAAGTAAAAGGCTTGGTATTTAAACCACTTTCTATAAGATTTAGAGGAATATCCACTAAGGGTATTCCTCTATTTTATTTCTGACACGCTTATTTATTTTACATACTTGAAAAGCTTTTGCGCAAATGTTGCTAAATATTCTCTCCAGTTTCGCCAAGTATGTCCGCCTTTCGTCTTAAGATAAGCGTATTTATAAGATTCTTTATCCAATGCTGCACGGAGGTTTTCATCGTCGTGTGAGAGAAAATCATCCTTACCAATACCAATCCATATAAGCTTAGGAGATTTCTTACATAACGTCTTAAACTTCTCGTCAATGTTCTTATAAATAGGAGAAAGATTATCACCATCCTTTGCCATTTGATTAAATGCAGCAGAAAATAAGCCAATATAATCAAAGGCATCAGGATTATTTAATGCAGTATAAATCGAATGAAAACCGCCCATAGACAGTCCAGCAATAGCTCTGTTTGCTTTATCCTTCTTCACACGATAAACCTTTTCTACAAACCGGATGATATCAGGAAATGCCTTTTCAAAGTTTCCATCCATTGTTTTAGGGTATCGCATTGCAGCAGTAACAAATCCACGAGACCCTTCACCTGGTGCTGCTTCCTGCGAAATATTACCATTTGGCATTACCACAACCATTGGTTCTGCTTTCCCCTCAGCAATAAGATTATCCAGAATTTGTGTGGCACGACCCAATTCTTCCCATGCATTCTCATCTCCTCCCATACCATGAAGTAAGTAAAGAACAGGATAGCTTCGCTTACTTGTTTCGTAACCAGCTGGCGTATAAACCGTCATACGACGTTTAAGCCCTGCGGTTGGACTATCATACCACACTTTTCTAACCGTTCCATGAGGTACATTCTTTACTGCATACAAGCCATCTACACCGCCGCCAACAAGCGCAACACTATATGTATTACCAATATCACGCACCATATATATGTTCTTTGGATCTGTTATCTTTACACCATCAACAATGAGATTATAACTATAAAACTCAGGCTTTAAAGGTGCAGTTGTCAGTGTCCACCGTCCATTTGTATCCTTATTCATCAACTGTGGACTCCAATCACCATCTGCATACTTATCTGGAGTTTCCTTCCCTGCATATAGGAAATTACCTGTAAGTTCAACCTTCTTTGCATTTGGTGCAAAAAGACTGATAGTTAAAGAATTATCAGCATTAACCACAGGAGACACTATCTCGTCATCTTTCCAATTAAGAACCTCCTGAGCTGCTACTAATGAAATACTTGTAAGACAAGCAAAAAACAGAATAAACCTTTTCATGATTTCGTATTTTAATTTATATCATTAACTTAATTCTCAATCTATGCACAATCTATATTCAAAGTGTAAACACTTATTCGATTATGATTATATACTTTGTAGAGTCCGAAAACATTATTATCAATGCGTAAAAAAGGTGTCAGATAAAAATAAAGACTTCTCCCCCACTTCTTTAGATACCTTTTACTATGATACCACTTAAAATCAATAAACCCTATATCGTTTTATTGCCCCATCAGTTTATGCTTTTGGAAACTACACTACTCATCGGCAAAGGTAATTAAAAATCATATAAATTCAAATTCATAAACAAAAAAACTAAAAGGCAAGTGCAATAAAAGAATATCTGCATGCACCATTACGACACATACACTTTCTTTTAAGTTTCTTTCTTATTATCTAATGAAAGATATGTTTAGGCATAATAACTGATTCAGCTTTAACAACAAGTTGATACCATTTCGGTAAGGTTTTGCAGTGTGTTTAGTGCTCCGCACCATTGGTGCGAAGCCTTAGCACCAATGGTGTTAACCACCAACACGATGTGTGTTGACTAAAAGCACATCAAATAAAGATCGGAAAAGGAAAGCATTATCAGTACAAAGTTCCATCAGCTTACAATCTAATAAAAAGTCGAAGTACAACGAATAATTTTCCATTGGAAATTTGGTGGGAAATAAAATAATTGTTACCTTTGCAACGTTTTCCTTAGGAAACAAAATAAACATTAACAAACCGAGTAGTAAAAGAACTTCGGTAAATTAAAATTTACATATATAATGAAACGTACAGCAACACTTGTAGTGGCTATTATGGCATTAACACTGACAGCTTGTAAAGCAGATAACAATCCTAAAAAGCAGGATAACAGTGCAATGACTACAGAACAAACAGAAGTAAATAATCAAAATGAAGGAAAGGAAAGTAAAATGAGTGTAACAGAAATGAACATAGATATGTTCCAGCAGAAAGTAATGGATTTTAAGAATAATCCTAAGACATGGAACTTTAAGGGTGATAAACCTGCTATTATTGATTTTTATGCAACATGGTGTGGTCCATGTAAAGCAACAGCGCCAGTTCTCGAGGAAGTAGCAAGTGATTATGCAGGTCAGATTGATGTTTATAAGGTTGATGTGGACAAGCAGCGTGAGTTAGCAGCCCTCTTTGGTATTCGTTCAATCCCATCAATCCTCTTTATTCCTAAGGCAGGTGAACCTACAATGCAGAACGGAGCTATGAACAAGGCTCAGTTTGAAGAGGTTATCAAGTCTGTCTTGTTGAAGTAAGGACACATAATGGACAATCATTGTATCAGTAAGATTCGCGAAATATTTCGTGTCATCACTGCTTTTGAATGTGGATTACAAGAGCAAATAGGCTTAAACATCAACGAAGCAATGCTGTTGTGTCTACTCTCAGAGAGTGAGAATCCTATGTTGGCTGGTGAAATAGCTGAAGAGATGGGCTTGACACGTTCGAATACTTCAAAGGTAATCGCCTCATTGGAACAGGCTTCGCTTATTCGCCGCCGTGCTTGTTCAGAGGATGGACGCTGCCAAAGGTTTCACATTACAAAACATGGTTTAGAGAAGTTAGACCATTTGCATTGTGATTCCATAGCTGTTCCAGAGGAGTTAAAAGAAATCATATAATATATATCGCTATCTTTCTGATAATAGACAAAGGTAAATAAAGATAGGGACGTATAGAGCGTGAGTAGCCAATTGGCATTTTATAAACTCGCAAACTATACGTCCCTATTTATATCTATTATCCCAAGATACCAACTCTTTTGAAGTCAAGATAGTTACTTCGCCTTTAATATTTGCTCAATACCCTGTTCTCTGTGCTTTATATGCACCTCTATTCCATACTTCTCATTAAGATGTTCAGCAAGATGCTGTGCACTATAAACAGAGCGATGCTGTCCACCGGTACAACCAAACGAGAACATTAAATCAGTAAAGCCACGTTGCATATAACGTTCTACATGATGGTCAGCAAGCTTATAAACAGGTTTCAAGAACTCAAGTATCTCACCATCATCTTCAAGGAAACGGATGACAGGCTCATCTAAACCCGTAATCTTCTTATAAGGTTCGTATCGACCTGGGTTATGCGTACTTCTACAATCAAAGACATAGCCGCCTCCATTACCAGATGTATCTTCAGGAATACCCTTCTTAAATGAGAAACTAAAGACACGCACTACCAATGGTCCCTTACCATCATATTTAGAGAATGTAGCAGGACCATCTAAAGGATTAGCCTTATAAACATCTTTCTCTGTTATTTTTAGTCCATCTGTTCTATTAGCTGCAGGCTTCTCAATATGCGCAAACTGTGGTAATAATGTGAGACGTTTCAACATATCCATCATGTATGGATATGGGAAAACATCATCACCTAATGCCAAGAGATCACGCAGATTTTGTATAGCAGGAGGAATAGAATCGATAAAATGCTTCTTACGTTCAAAGTATCCACGGAATCCATAAGCACCTAAAACTTGCAATGTTCGGAAGAGAACAAACAATGATAAGCGATTAACAAAATGACGCTTAGAAGGTACCTCAGTATAATTCTTAAGGCTCTGATAGTATTCAAATACCAATTCACGACGCAATTTGAAAGAATACTTTGCACTTGCTTGCCATAAGAACGAAGCAAGGTCATAATAAAAAGGACCTTTTCTTCCACCTTGGAAATCAATAAAATATGGTTTCCCTTCCTTATCTAACATAATATTTCGTGCTTGGAAATCACGATAAAGGAAGGAATCCATCTGCTCTGATGTTAGATCTTTTGCAAACATACGGAAGTTTGCTTCGAGCTTCAATTCATGGAAGTCGAGTTCGGTTGCTTTGAGAAAGCAGTACTTAAAATAATTCAAATCAAAGAGTACACTCTCTTGATTGAATTCTGGTTGTGGGTAACAATTCGAAAAATCAAGTTCTCTTGCGCCACGCAACTGAATATTTGGTAATTCTCTTATGGCATTGCGTAACAACTTCTGCTCAGCAAGATTATAGCGTCCACCAGCCTCACGTCCACCACGTATAGCATCAAAGAGTGACGTGTTACCAAGGTCGGATTGTAGGTAACATAACTCATCAGCAGATACAGCATAGATATGTGGTATTGGCAAACGTCGTTTCTCGAAATGTTTAGCAAGGTAGATAAAAGCATGATTTTCATCACGACTTGTTCCTATAACACCAATGACAGTATCACCCTCTTCGTCAAACATTCGGTAATACTCACGGTTACTACCTGCTCCTGCTAACTTTTCTACGTTTGAAGGGTTACTACCCTTCCAATTCTTATATAGTTCTAATAATTGCTCCATAATTCTTTAACTTATGTAGATGCTTTGTAAACTACTCTTAAACCATAGTTTTTGCACTACATAATGAGACATAAGAAATTACAACTTTACATGAAGAAAGCTGCAAAAAGTATGTGTAAAAGTTAGTCGTCTTGCTCCTCAAGCTTTTTCTTTATATCTTCAGCTTGTTTCTCACCACGCTTCTTGTGGTCATACTGACGTAGTAAGCCATCTACCAACAGTAGAAGTGCAAGAACACCACCAGTAATAAGCCATGACCTTGTAATATAATATATGCCTCCAATAACGATGAAGAGCACAGCAAATTCTTTCCAGTTAATCAATTGTTTCATGCTACAAAGTTAACGAAAAGATTACAGATAAGGAATGAAAACAGAGAAGTTTTTATTTTAATTATTCTAATCTTATTAATTTATAGCTGTTTAATTTATAGCTGTCAGCATATAGCTGTCTTATAATCAAATATATTCTTTTTTAGCGAAACAAGAGGCTTTCTTACATCAACACTTAGAATTATTTATATTAAAGGGCTGTCGTCTAAAGGAAATATACTATCTTTGTATTTTAATGACAAAAGAGCAAGATAACATAGATAAGATGACAGACGCAAAGATAATTAATGACCCTGTTTTCGGATTTATAAAGGTGCCACGTGGATTGTTACTTGACATAGTACGCCACCCACTTATGCAGCGATTAACACGCATCAAGCAATTAGGATTAACACAAGAGGTTTATCCAGGTGCACAACACACACGTTTTCAACATTCTTTAGGTGCCTTTCATCTTATGAGTGAGGCTCTAATATCGCTACAACAAAAAGGTGTGTTTGTCTTTGATAGTGAGGCTGAAGCGGTACAAGCTGCCATCCTAATGCATGACATCGGACATGCTCCTTTTTCTCATGTGCTGGAAAACACACTGATTAGTGGTATTACACATGAAGAAATATCGCTGATGATGATGGACCGTATCAACCAAGATATGCATGGAGCACTCAACCTTGCTATTAGTATCTTTAAAGATGAATACCCCAAATCCTACCTTCATCAGCTAATTTCCAGCCAACTTGACATGGATAGGCTTGACTATCTCCGCCGTGATAGTTTCTTTACGGGAGTGACAGAAGGCAATATTGGCTCTGCACGTATTATCAAGATGCTTAACGTTGTCGATGATGCTTTGGTAGTCGAATCAAATGGTATTTATTCTATCGAGAATTATCTTACCTCACGTCGTCTTATGTATTGGCAAGTATATCTGCATAAGACAACCGTTGGATGCGAGAATGTTCTTATCAATGCTTTACATAGAGCAAAACAATTAGCAAAAGAAGGAGTTGAACTTTTTGCTTCACCTGCTCTCCGTTACTTCCTTTACAATGATATAACAGCTGAAACTTTCCACACAGACAACAAGGCGTTAGATAATTATATAGCATTGGATGACAACGATATATGGAGTGCTATTAAAGTATGGCAACAACATGAAGATAAGATACTCTCACTTCTATCTTCAAACATGATTAATCGAAAAATCTTCAAAGTAGAGGTGCGAGAAGAGGAACCAACAACAGAGGAAATCAATCAACTTAAACAACAGATTTCTGAACGATATGAGATAAGTCTCGCTGATTGTGATTACCTCATTGGAGTAAATCGGGTACAGAAAGATATGTACAATCCTTTTGATGACCATATTAGCATTCTATACAAAGACGGAACATTGAAAGATATAACTGAAGCATCAGAGATTTTGAACATTGAATTACTCTCGAAAAAAATATGTAAATATTACCTATCTTATCAACGTTTCTAATAAAAAATCCCTATCTTTGCACAAATTATAATCAATAAAAGGCAATATAAATGGAATTCTCTGCGAAACAAATATCGCAATTTATACAAGGTCGTATTGAAGGTGACGAAAACGTAACCATTAATACCTTCGCCAAGATTGAAGAAGGTAAGAAAGGAGCAATTTCTTTTCTTGCAAACCCTAAATATATACACTATCTCTTTGAAACAGAGTCAAGCATTGTACTTATAGATGAAGACATTCAACTGGACAAGGAGGTAAAGCCTACTCTTATCCGTGTAAAGAATGCACGAGATTGTGTTGCTAAGTTGTTACAACTCTATGAAAGTATGAAACCTAAGAAGCAAGGCATTGATTCTCTTGCTTTTGTTTCATCGAAAGCAACAATTGGAAAGGATGTCTATATCGGTGCATTTGCATATATTGGTGATGGTGTAACTTTAGGTGACGGCTGTCAGATTTATCCTCATGCAACAATCATGGATGGTGTGCAGCTGGGAAATAATTGTATTGTCTATCCAAATGCAAGCATTTATCATGGTTGTAAGATTGGCAACAATGTTATCTTTCATTCTGGTTGTGTAATTGGTGCGGATGGTTTCGGCTTTGCACCTAATCCGGAAACTAATAGTTACGATAAAATACCTCAGATTGGTATTGTAACAATAGAAGATAACGTAGAGATTGGTGCCAACACTTGTATTGACCGCTCAACCATGGGCAGTACATACGTTCGTAAGGGAGTGAAACTTGACAACCTTGTTCAAATAGCACACAACAATGATATTGGTGAGAATACAGTAATGTCTGCTCAGGTAGGTATTGCAGGCTCAACCAAAGTTGGTCAATGGTGTATGTTTGGCGGACAGGTGGGTATAGCTGGTCATATCACTATCGGTGATAAGGTATTCCTCGGTGCACAGTCAGGTGTTCCTGGTAGCCTAAAGAGTAATCAGCAACTCATTGGAACTCCTCCTATGGAACAGCGTCCATACTTTAAGTCACAGGCTATCTTCCAGCGTTTACCAGAGATGTACAAGCAGTTGAATGCACTGCAGAAAGAAATTGAAGAATTGAAAAAGAATAAATAACATACATGGAAACAGTTAAGCAGAAAACTTTAAAGGGAAGTTTTTCCCTCTTCGGAAAGGGACTTCATACAGGATTGAGTCTTACTGTAACATTCAACCCTGCCCCTGAAAATACTGGCTATAAGATACAAAGAATCGATCTTGATGGACAGCCTATTATTGATGCTGTTGCTGAGAATGTTGTTGACACACAGCGTGGAACAGTATTGGCTAAGGGTGAGGCACGTGTTAGTACGATAGAACATGGTATGTCTGCCCTTTATGCAATGGGTATTGATAACTGTCTTATACAGATTAATGGTCCAGAATTCCCTATTCTCGATGGTTCTGCAACGATGTATGTTGATAAAATCAATGAGGTTGGTATCGTTGACCAGAATGCTCCAAAGGATTACTATATCATTCGCAAGAAGATTGAGATTAAGGATGAGAATGGCTCTGTCATTACTATTCTCCCTGACGAGCAGTTCTCTATCACTGCGATGTGTAACTTTGACTCTAAGTTTATTAGCAGTCAATTTGCTACATTGGATGATATCAATACTTATGCAACTGAGATTGCTCCAGCACGTACATTCGTTTTTGTACGTGATATTATGCCACTCTTGCAGGCTAACCTGATTAAGGGTGGTGACTTGGATAATGCAATTGTTATCTATGAGCAACAGGTTTCACAAGAGAAACTTGACCAATTGGCAGACCTCTTGAAGGTGCCTCGTATGGATGCGAATAACATTGGTTATATTCAGCATAAGCCTTTACAGTGGGATAACGAGTGTACACGCCATAAGCTCCTTGATATAATCGGTGATATGGCATTGATTGGTAAACCTATCAAGGGCCGTATTATTGCGACTCGTCCAGGTCATACTGTAAACAATAAGTTTGCTCGCTTGATGCGTAAAGAAATACGTAAGCATGAGATACAAGCACCAATGTATGATCCAAATGATGAGCCATTGATGGATAACATTCGCATCCGCGAACTTTTACCACACCGCTATCCAATGCAGTTGGTTGATAAGGTCATTGCAATGGGTTCAACAAGTATCATTGGAATTAAGAATGTAACCAGCAACGAGCCATTCTTCCAAGGGCATTTTCCACAAGAGCCTGTTATGCCTGGTGTATTACAGGTAGAGGCTATGGCTCAATGTGGCGGACTCTTAGTACTTTCTCAGGTTGAAGAGCCTGAGCGTTGGTCAACTTACTTCTTGAAGATTGATGATGTCAAGTTCCGTCAGAAGGTTGTTCCTGGTGACACGCTTATGTTCCGTGTTGAACTTCTTGGCCCTGTACGTCATGGAATCAGTTCTATGAAGGGTTATATGTTTGTTGGAGAGCGTGTTGTTGCTGAGGCTACATTCACTGCCCAAATTGTAAAGAACAAGTAATAATTACACAAGACAATTATGAACCAGATAAGCCCATTGGCCTTTGTTCATCCAGAGGCAAAACTTGGTGATAACAATATAATTGGTCCATTCTGTTATATCGATAAGAATACAGTTATCGGTGATAATAATGTATTCCAAAACAGCGTAACCATCCATGTTGGTGCACGTTTAGGCAATAACAACGAAATATTCCCAGGTGCCAGTATCTCTACAAAACCTCAAGATTTAAAGTTTAGAAATGAGGAAACACTTTGTGAGATTGGTGACAACAACTCTATTCGTGAGAATGTTACTATTTCACGTGGTACGGCTTCAAAGGGTGCAACAAAGATTGGTAGTAATAACCTACTGATGGAATGTGTACATATTGCACATGATTGTGTTATTGGTTCTGGTGACATTATTGGTAATGCAACCAAATTTGCAGGTGAAGTGATAGTTGATGATAATGCTATCATATCTGCCAATATTCTCTGTCATCAGTTCTGCCATATTGGTGGATACGTTATGATACAGGGTGGAAGCCGTTTCTCTATGGATATTCCACCATATATCATTGTAGGAAAAGAGCCTGCCCGCTATATGGGAATTAACCTCATTGGTCTTCGCCGTCGTGGCTTTTCAAATGAACTCATTGAACTTATCCACAATGCTTATCGCATCCTTTATGGAACAGGTACACGTGCCGAGAACATTCAGAAGATTAAGAACGAACTACAGATTACGCCAGAGATTCAGAAGATTATAGACTTCGTTGAATCATCTGAACGTGGTATCATTAAATAAAGACTATCCCCTCCCCTTTCAAAGGGAGGGGGAATCTTTAAAAGCGAACGAATAGGTTGAGTATTTCCACAACTTAAATAAGTTGGAAAATATTATTTATAATCATTTATCAGCTTGAAAAACAAAACATTAATAGTCATCACTGGCCCAACAGGCGTTGGCAAGACAGAAGCCACTCTCCGTATTGCAGAGCATTTTAATGTACCTGTTATCAATGCTGACTCCCGACAAATATTCTCTGAGATTCCTATAGGAACAGCAGCACCAACGGCAGAACAGCAGCTGCGTGTACAACACTATTTTGTTGGTAATCATCATTTGGAAGATTACTATTCTGCAAGCCTATACGAACAAGATGTACTTAATATTATTAACAGCCAGCACACACCAATCTCGTTACTCTCAGGTGGTTCAATGATGTATATTGACGCTGTATGTAATGGTATTGATGATATCCCGACGATTCTTCCTGAAATACGAGAGAAAATGATGAAACGCTTAGAAGCAGAAGGATTAGAACAGATGTGTAATCTGTTACGAGAATTGGACCCTGAGCACTGGAAGATAGTTGACAGGAATAATCCACGTCGTGTTATCCATGCCCTTGAGATATGTATCCAAACTGGAAAAACATATACATCTTTCCGTTCCAATACTATTAAAGATCGTCCTTTTAATATCATCAAGGTTGGATTAAACCGTGATAGAGACAAACTCTATAATAGAATCAATCAGCGAGTATTAGACATGATTGAAGAGGGAATGATAGAAGAAGCACAACAAGTTTATCCTAAGCGAACTCTAAATTCACTCAACACGGTTGGATATAAGGAGCTATTTGAATACCTTGATGGCTTAACAACACTTGATGAAGCCATATTTAAAATACAGAGTAATACTCGAAGATACGCTCGCAAACAGCTCACATGGTATAAAAAAGATACCGCTTTTCAATGGTTTAATCCCGATAACATTAAAGAAATCTTAAATTATGTCCATACAATGATATCAAATACAAGTAAATAAGTACTTTTGTATCAAACGTATTATAGCAATATTATAAACATAGGCAAGTAGCTTTAAAACTTGAAGGTTGTCAATCAATGATAAAGAAAATATTTAAATTCATTAGAAGTATATTCCGAGGAATTTTCAATTTCTTCCCATGGTACGCAAAACTATATAAAGGTCGTGCTTGGTACACGAAGATGGCTGTCGGAACAGTATCTTTCTTTGTGGCTATCTTCCTCTATTTAGGAATGGTAGACATTAACTTCCTTTGGCTCTTTGGCAAGTCACCAGGTTTTATTGATATAAAAACTCCTCCAACCTATGCTGCATCAGAGATTTATAGTGCAGACTCTGTCCTCATTGGTAGATTCTATAAAGAGAATCGTACACCAGTAAAGTATGAGGAGGTAACCCCTGCATTCTGGAACGCACTCATCAGCACAGAGGACGAGCGCTTCTATAGCCATAATGGTATAGACTTTATGGGTATCGGTGGTGCCATCAAGGATGCCGTAACGGGTAGTGGAGGTCGTGGTGCATCAACCATCACACAGCAGTTGGCGAAGAATATGTTCCGTGTTCGTACGCAATATTCTTCAGGTCTATTAGGTCATGTACCAGGCTTGCGAATGCTCATTATGAAGAGTAAAGAATGGATTATTGCTGTGAAATTAGAGTTGATCTATTCAAAGAAAGAAATTCTGACAATGTATGCCAACACCGTTGACTTTGGCAACAATTCTTTTGGTGTAAAGACAGCTGCTAAGACTTATTTTAATACAAGTCCTTCAAAGTTATCTATTGATCAAGCTGCAACGTTGGTAGGTATGTTGAAAGCTACTACCTATTATAATCCAATCTTGCACCCAAAGAATTCTATTCGACGTCGTAACACTGTGCTGTATAATATGGTTACACATAATGTATTACCACATGATGAGTACGCACTATACTCTAAGCGACCTATGAAGTTGGATATACACGTAGAAGAAAACTATGATGGTCAAGCTCAGTACTTCCGTGAATATATATCAGAATACTTCAAAGATTGGATGAAAGACAATGGTTACGACCTCTATAGCAGTGGTTTAAAGATCTATACCACCATTGACACTCGTATGCAGAAGTATGCTGAGCAAGCTGCAACAAAGCAGATGGAAAAGGTTCAACAAACTTTTGATAACCACTGGAGAGGTATGCAGCCTTGGCGCGATGCAAAGGGAAATGAGATTCCAGGCTTTATTGAGGGCATTGCTGAACGTCAGCCTTTCTATAAGAAGCTATTACAGAAATACCCTAACCAGCCTGATAGCGTTCTCTATTATCTCAACAAACCACATAAGGTGACTCTCTTCGACTATGAAAAGGGGCATATTGAGAAAGAAATGTCATCAATGGACTCTATCCGTTATATGGTTAAATTCATGCACTGTGCAATGGTTGCTATGGAACCAGAGACTGGTGCGGTAAGAGCTTGGGTGGGTGACATTGATTTCAAAACTTGGAAATATGATAAGGTTGTTGCACAGCGTCAACCAGGTTCAACCTTCAAACTATTCGTCTACTCAGAGGCATTCAATCAAGGACTGACCCCTTGTGATAAACGTCGTGATGAATATATCAGTATGCAGGTTCTTGATAAGAAGACTGGTCAGATGAAGACTTGGACCCCACACAATGCCAATGGTAGATTCTCTAATGATTCTATTACACTGAAGAGTGCTTTTGCTCGCAGTATAAATTCCATTGCTGTACGCTTAGGACAGGAGATGGGCATCAAGAATATTATCCGTACAGCTCAGGAGATGGGTATCAAGAGTCCGTTGGATGATGAGCCTTCATTGGCACTCGGTTCAAGCGACGTAAACTTATTAGAATTGGTAAATGCCTATAGTACTGTAGCAAATGATGGTGAACATCATGTTCCAGTTGTCGTTACACGCATCTTAGATAAAGACGGAAACGAGGTATATGTAGCACCAAAAGACCACGAGAGAGCATTACCTTACAAGACAGCATTCCTCATGCAGGAAATGTTGAAGGCTGGTGTGAACGAAGGTGGTGGTACAAGTCAAGCATTACGTCATTATACTTTTGGGGATACAGACTGGGGAGGAAAGACTGGTACAAGTAATAACCACTCTGATGCTTGGTTTATGGCAGTCAGCCCTAAACTTGTCGTTGGTGCATGGGTTGGTGGTGAATATCGCTCCATCCACTTCCGTACAGGAGCCTTAGGACAGGGGTCAAAGACTGCACTACCTATCTGTGGAGAGTTTATTTACAGCTTAATGCGCGACAAGGCTTTCCAAAAGTATCATGCTAAGTGGCAGTTAGATCCAGACGAGGATATCGACCCTTCAATGTACAACTGTCAACCTACAGTAGTTCGGCGTGCTGCTCCTGATTCTTTGCGTGACTTTACAACAGGACATAGACGTCATCAGGAGGAAGAGGAAGAGCCTATCGACGGACACGAAAATACAGACGAGGGTGGCTTTATATTAGAACCAGCTCCACAACCTACTCCAGAACGGCAGGGCAATAGTTCTAATAATGAATCGCCTCA is drawn from Prevotella melaninogenica and contains these coding sequences:
- a CDS encoding esterase, with amino-acid sequence MKRFILFFACLTSISLVAAQEVLNWKDDEIVSPVVNADNSLTISLFAPNAKKVELTGNFLYAGKETPDKYADGDWSPQLMNKDTNGRWTLTTAPLKPEFYSYNLIVDGVKITDPKNIYMVRDIGNTYSVALVGGGVDGLYAVKNVPHGTVRKVWYDSPTAGLKRRMTVYTPAGYETSKRSYPVLYLLHGMGGDENAWEELGRATQILDNLIAEGKAEPMVVVMPNGNISQEAAPGEGSRGFVTAAMRYPKTMDGNFEKAFPDIIRFVEKVYRVKKDKANRAIAGLSMGGFHSIYTALNNPDAFDYIGLFSAAFNQMAKDGDNLSPIYKNIDEKFKTLCKKSPKLIWIGIGKDDFLSHDDENLRAALDKESYKYAYLKTKGGHTWRNWREYLATFAQKLFKYVK
- the trxA gene encoding thioredoxin codes for the protein MKRTATLVVAIMALTLTACKADNNPKKQDNSAMTTEQTEVNNQNEGKESKMSVTEMNIDMFQQKVMDFKNNPKTWNFKGDKPAIIDFYATWCGPCKATAPVLEEVASDYAGQIDVYKVDVDKQRELAALFGIRSIPSILFIPKAGEPTMQNGAMNKAQFEEVIKSVLLK
- a CDS encoding MarR family transcriptional regulator, which translates into the protein MDNHCISKIREIFRVITAFECGLQEQIGLNINEAMLLCLLSESENPMLAGEIAEEMGLTRSNTSKVIASLEQASLIRRRACSEDGRCQRFHITKHGLEKLDHLHCDSIAVPEELKEII
- a CDS encoding RapZ C-terminal domain-containing protein, with translation MEQLLELYKNWKGSNPSNVEKLAGAGSNREYYRMFDEEGDTVIGVIGTSRDENHAFIYLAKHFEKRRLPIPHIYAVSADELCYLQSDLGNTSLFDAIRGGREAGGRYNLAEQKLLRNAIRELPNIQLRGARELDFSNCYPQPEFNQESVLFDLNYFKYCFLKATELDFHELKLEANFRMFAKDLTSEQMDSFLYRDFQARNIMLDKEGKPYFIDFQGGRKGPFYYDLASFLWQASAKYSFKLRRELVFEYYQSLKNYTEVPSKRHFVNRLSLFVLFRTLQVLGAYGFRGYFERKKHFIDSIPPAIQNLRDLLALGDDVFPYPYMMDMLKRLTLLPQFAHIEKPAANRTDGLKITEKDVYKANPLDGPATFSKYDGKGPLVVRVFSFSFKKGIPEDTSGNGGGYVFDCRSTHNPGRYEPYKKITGLDEPVIRFLEDDGEILEFLKPVYKLADHHVERYMQRGFTDLMFSFGCTGGQHRSVYSAQHLAEHLNEKYGIEVHIKHREQGIEQILKAK
- a CDS encoding HD domain-containing protein; translation: MTDAKIINDPVFGFIKVPRGLLLDIVRHPLMQRLTRIKQLGLTQEVYPGAQHTRFQHSLGAFHLMSEALISLQQKGVFVFDSEAEAVQAAILMHDIGHAPFSHVLENTLISGITHEEISLMMMDRINQDMHGALNLAISIFKDEYPKSYLHQLISSQLDMDRLDYLRRDSFFTGVTEGNIGSARIIKMLNVVDDALVVESNGIYSIENYLTSRRLMYWQVYLHKTTVGCENVLINALHRAKQLAKEGVELFASPALRYFLYNDITAETFHTDNKALDNYIALDDNDIWSAIKVWQQHEDKILSLLSSNMINRKIFKVEVREEEPTTEEINQLKQQISERYEISLADCDYLIGVNRVQKDMYNPFDDHISILYKDGTLKDITEASEILNIELLSKKICKYYLSYQRF
- the lpxD gene encoding UDP-3-O-(3-hydroxymyristoyl)glucosamine N-acyltransferase — its product is MEFSAKQISQFIQGRIEGDENVTINTFAKIEEGKKGAISFLANPKYIHYLFETESSIVLIDEDIQLDKEVKPTLIRVKNARDCVAKLLQLYESMKPKKQGIDSLAFVSSKATIGKDVYIGAFAYIGDGVTLGDGCQIYPHATIMDGVQLGNNCIVYPNASIYHGCKIGNNVIFHSGCVIGADGFGFAPNPETNSYDKIPQIGIVTIEDNVEIGANTCIDRSTMGSTYVRKGVKLDNLVQIAHNNDIGENTVMSAQVGIAGSTKVGQWCMFGGQVGIAGHITIGDKVFLGAQSGVPGSLKSNQQLIGTPPMEQRPYFKSQAIFQRLPEMYKQLNALQKEIEELKKNK